The following is a genomic window from Prevotella sp. E13-17.
TGCTTCCGTTGTTTTCTATTTTAAATATAAAGACAAAACTAATTATCCACAATCCAATAGCGAAAAGAATTGTTACATAGCACCAAGTAATGCTATTACCATCCTTTTTTAAGTTGAATACCTCTAACAGCCTACGGCATACTTTAATAGTTAGCCATACAACTAGGTTTAATATTACGAATTCTGTGAAAGCAAGAAACTTCCCTGAAGGTTGAGAAATATGGGATGTGAGTATAAAGGTGATGCCCCCTGATAGAGGAATAACCAATATAACAAACGCCCAAAAGAACTTTGGCCTCCATATAAATAAAGCTCCTATTATCTGTCGCCAAAGATGCTCTGAAGCGAGGTTTTTCTTGCTAAGTTTCTCGAGGATGCTCATATGCTATTTCTTTTGCTCATCAATCCACTTGATACAATTTCGTAACTCTTCAATATATCTTTCTTTTCTATCTTTTATCTCACTTGGATTAGTTTCCTTTTCTTCAAAGGATTCTTTCTCCTTTGTTGGAATGTCTTTTGGTTTAAGAATATCTAATATAGCACCTTGGTACTCCTTCCTGAGCGAAAACCATTTTTCTTCTTTTTCTTTGGCTCGTTCAGCTTTTTGTTCTTTACGCAACCTGGTATTCTTAATCCAACAGTACGCAAGGAATGAGAGAGCAACAATCAAGACTATAGTAACAATCGCTCCACATATAAATACAGCAATTTTCAAATCATTACAGTTTGTCGAAGCTTCTTGAACACAAGGATGGCAAGAATCAGCAACTTTTACTGAATGAGCAATTATCGTGTCCTTTAGAATTAATATAGTACCCATATCGTTTTTGTTTTAGGTTTACACTTTGCTTTAATAAGGTGCATTAGCTATCCAACTTGGATCATCTGGGTCATCATTGGTGTGAATCTTCTCTTTCCATTCACAGCCACACTTAGAGTTGGGACATTTGTATTTGAACCACTGATTCATATCATGGCCATTCTCTATTGACATAATAGTCGCTTTACCGGCAAAATAGCCTGCAATAGCTCCTATTCCAGCACCGATGGGACCACCAAAAGTAGCGCCAATAAGTGCTCCAGACACTGCCGTTACTCCACCAAAAGCCTTGTCTCCTTTAGTGGCATACCGCTCTGGATCTATCTCTGTGCCACATCGTGGGCATTTCTTGATATACTTGCTGGTGTCCATATTATTAATTCGCTACTTTCTTTTCTTTAATTCCCAACCCAACTTCTTCACAAGTTTAATGGTATTTATCGCCATAAGACGATCATACTCTTTTTCACTTTCAGGGAGCAAATTGTATGGCAGCATATCCGGATGGAGTTTCTTAGCGTCATCTCGTTCTTTACCATACGACCAGCCTTGGTCTTTACGGGTTTTGGCCCAAACCTCATGCGCATTCTCCGCTATAGCCTCTCGAAGTTCTAAAAGCTCCGGTTCTATTTCTACATCGTCAAGATCCAGAGGATGTGGTTCGTAGTTACTCTGATTGCTTAGGATTACAATATAATTGGCAGAATCATCCCACGCGTTTTGGAAAATATCTATCGGATATGTTTTGGATAAAGTGGTATTATCCGAATCAAGCATTGTGATGGTTTTGGCTTCCAAATCAACAGATTGAATAATGACCGCATGATTGGGACTTTTCCCATTCAACAAATCATTCTTTTTGGCTTCTTCAAGAGACTGACTTAATTCCGTATTATCAATTGCGGCAATAACTATTTCTCCTTTTTTTACCGCTCGAATAATGATATCTATTGAGCAACCATACCTTCGGGACACATATAGCCCACGTTTCTCAGACAATAATCCGATGCAATGCAATGGAGTACCCTCTGGCTTAAGCCATTTATTTTCTTCTGCTTCTTTTTCCAACTCTTCATCTGACACATCTATGCCTAAAGCCCGTAATGCATATCCTTCGCATCTTATAGCGCATAAATTATCAACAACATTCTGAGCAGCCTTTGACATTAACGGGAGAATACTGACGGAAGGAGCATTTGTATCAGAATCATCATCTTCAATCTCATCCAATAGTTCATCTAATTCTTCGTCAAAAGAACGGGAAGGAACTTCTCTGTCTTTATCGTCTAACTGTATGTCGAAGTCCTCATCCATCATAATCATCACGGATTCCAACTCCTCAGGATGCTCCGCAAGATACTGACGAACGGCGGTGCGCTCTGAGTCAGAAACATTTCCTTCAGCATATGCTGCCAACAACTCGTTTGTAATATCCATGTTCTGTTCTTTATTTAATTCGACATGATGATTTTTAGTTCTTTCTTGGCACGTTGCACGAGGACGTTGAGGTAGCCCTCATCCGGCACGACAACCTCGTTATCGTTGTTATACTTCACGATGCCGTACTTCTGCCATTTTATCTTGAGCATATCTGCTATCTCCTTGCTCTTATAGCCTTCCAGCCGCTTCAGGATGGCAAACCGCTGGTCTTCGTCCTTCAACTTACCGATGGCTTCCATGAGCATTACCTTGTTCATGCGACGTTCATAGGTTTCTTTGCCTCCGTCAGGCAGTTGCACTGGCGGTTGCTTTGGGTCGTCGTTATCTATAGAAACGTTACGACCTCCGTTTTCTATCAGTTTGGGCAGAACTTCACAAAATTTGCTGTATGCAAGTTTCCTCAGCCAATAGCCAAATGTGCTACGCCATTCGAAGTTGGCAAGAATCCGCCAAGAGCCGTCCTTGCCTTTGATGTGCATGAAAAGTTCATCAACGCAATCATCGAACCATGTGTCGTCTGTCGTAAGGCGACGATACAATTTATGTAAGAGAGGGGTATAGCGGTCGTGCAGCAAATAGACAGCAGCCTCTTCATCATGAGGCTCTGCCAGAATCTTCGCGACAACCTGTTTGTCGGAGAGTTTGCTATAGTCGAGTTTATAATGAAAATCCATATTTTGATGGTTGCTTTTATAGGTCATCAATAATCATAATAAACGCAGATGGAATGTATGCCGTTGAAACAAGGCCAACATTCGTTATTGAAACAATAACGCGTTGCTGACCTGATACACGAGCAACCTTTCCTTCCACTTCTTTGAAGGGACCTTCTATCACCTTCACTATTTCACCGCCTTTGTAATGACATTGTTCTTCATTAACGAACTTCAGATGTTCGTTCTTATTGCAGGTTGCAAAAATGAAGTTCTCCATTTCTTTGCAGGAAACAGTCAATGGTGGATTCTTCTGATCATCGTTCAGTTCAAAATGATTGTAGTAGTAGGTAAGATAGGATAGGGCTGGCGTGTTCTTTATATACTCCTCAGCCTTCTCATCGTTGGTATATACGAAAAAATGGTTCGGGATTAAAGTCTCCAAAACTTTCTTTTGTTTACCATTTACCGACTTGCGGGCGTAACGCTTGGCGATATAGACAAACGTACCGTCTTCTACTATGTAGTTTGATGCCTTATCTTCTCTGCCATATGAAGCACGGAACACGTACCACCTTTTGTCGGGTGTAGGCACATATTTTACCGACACCCCGGTTTGTGTGCTTTTAGCTTCGGGGATGTTCTCAGGAGCAACCCTGACACTTGGAGGTTTAGCCTGGCCTCTTCCAGTTTCCACATTAGACAATGTACTCATATCGGACCTAATTTAAGTGTTTCGGTTCGATGCCTACGCCAAAGCTCGTTTTTGATGATATTTGTAATATTTACCTAAACTTTGTTCATCGGTTAGCGTATTTACATGGCAAATATAATAAAAAAAAGTCAAACAACTGCAAATAACTTCAAGAATCTTTCAGTTATTCGCATTTTTTGCCTAAATCTCGCGCAAAACGCCATCTAAAGGTGCCAAAAAATGGTAATTCTGACGTTCTAAATGTACATATAACGACATTTTTGATTCTTTTACGCACATCGGACTCACTTTGTTCCAATCCTGTTACTATCTCGCTACACTAGCCACACGATAGCCGCA
Proteins encoded in this region:
- a CDS encoding RyR domain-containing protein, which encodes MDITNELLAAYAEGNVSDSERTAVRQYLAEHPEELESVMIMMDEDFDIQLDDKDREVPSRSFDEELDELLDEIEDDDSDTNAPSVSILPLMSKAAQNVVDNLCAIRCEGYALRALGIDVSDEELEKEAEENKWLKPEGTPLHCIGLLSEKRGLYVSRRYGCSIDIIIRAVKKGEIVIAAIDNTELSQSLEEAKKNDLLNGKSPNHAVIIQSVDLEAKTITMLDSDNTTLSKTYPIDIFQNAWDDSANYIVILSNQSNYEPHPLDLDDVEIEPELLELREAIAENAHEVWAKTRKDQGWSYGKERDDAKKLHPDMLPYNLLPESEKEYDRLMAINTIKLVKKLGWELKKRK
- a CDS encoding RNA polymerase sigma factor, encoding MDFHYKLDYSKLSDKQVVAKILAEPHDEEAAVYLLHDRYTPLLHKLYRRLTTDDTWFDDCVDELFMHIKGKDGSWRILANFEWRSTFGYWLRKLAYSKFCEVLPKLIENGGRNVSIDNDDPKQPPVQLPDGGKETYERRMNKVMLMEAIGKLKDEDQRFAILKRLEGYKSKEIADMLKIKWQKYGIVKYNNDNEVVVPDEGYLNVLVQRAKKELKIIMSN
- a CDS encoding UpxY family transcription antiterminator; translation: MSTLSNVETGRGQAKPPSVRVAPENIPEAKSTQTGVSVKYVPTPDKRWYVFRASYGREDKASNYIVEDGTFVYIAKRYARKSVNGKQKKVLETLIPNHFFVYTNDEKAEEYIKNTPALSYLTYYYNHFELNDDQKNPPLTVSCKEMENFIFATCNKNEHLKFVNEEQCHYKGGEIVKVIEGPFKEVEGKVARVSGQQRVIVSITNVGLVSTAYIPSAFIMIIDDL